The Streptococcus mitis region GGAAATTCAAGAGCAAGGAGGCAGACTTGGAGATGTGCTTCCCAGAATTGAATTAGTAAGACAGTTGAGTAATTCGCTGATAATGGCGAAAAATAACGGAGTAGATACTGATATCTTATCTGGACAGATGACAGAGGGGTTAGGCGTTATTCGTGACCAGATGGAACAACTCTATAGAGAGTTGGATGGGATTGCAGTTTATCTCCTTAATTGTGAGAATTTTGAAGAATTGGGGTACAAGTCAGATGAAAATTCCAGATGTAATGAAAGTGACTCAAGTAGAAATTGATGATTTTATGGCCGATTTAAAGGTTAACAATCCAAATCTATTACAGTTTATTATTGATTTTTTAGATAACAAAGTATCTATCAAGGAAGTTGAAGCTTTCCAAAAGATGGAACATCAAGCCCAACAGTTATATATCAAGAATTACAAAGCGAGGGCATAGCATGAATGAACTAGATTTAAGCAATACACAGGCGCTTATTTTCACCGTGATTTTGATTGGCTTTCTAATTTACCTAAACCATCGAGACCGCAAAAAGAGCGCCCAACTGGATCGAGAAAACAGGAAACTAGGAGAAAGACCTAGTGAGAGTTTAAGCCCTGACTATGGGCGATATATCCAACTTGCAAGCATTAAGCCGTGGAGGTGATGATATGTTTGAAAGAATGATTGAAGAAATTCAAATAAAAATATTAGAAGCCTTAGAACGTTACCTGAAAAGTTATGAGAAAATACCTCCCCGAATCATTGGGCTGATTTCCGCAAAACGAGTACAAGAAGAGTTAGATATAAAATACCTGACCTTGCAAAAATGGGAAAGAATGGGCCTGAAGCGTTATCAGCCCCTGGGAGACGATAGCAGAAAAGTTTATTATAAAGTGGACGACATTTATAAGTTTATGGGGGTATATGATGGCAAAAACTAAAGTATATTTTTGGTTGAAAATTGATAAGAAATTTTTTGACAATCTCTTTATTAAGCGACTCAAAAGTATGCCTGGCGGTTATACCATGACAGTAATCTATATCCGCATGATGTTAGAAAGTCTTGAAAGTGATTGTATTCTGTATTACGAGGGATATTTTGAAACATTAAAAGAAGAACTAGCCTTGAAATTAGATGTTTCAGAAGATGATATATCTATGACTATAGCTTATTTTACGCAATGTGGCCTGATTCAGATTGATGAAGATAAGAATGCCGAGTTAACCCAAGCAAAAGCTTTAGTACAACAAGAAACAAACCATGCTGCATATATGAGAAGTTACCGCAAAGAGCAACAAGAGAAAGAAAAAAATCTTACAATGTTATCTAATAATTTTACAACGTTATCTACATGTAAGACAGAGATAGAGATAGATAAAGAGTTAGAGCAAGATTTAAAGTTAGATATAAATAAAGAATATATAGCCGAGGAAACCTCGCCTAATGAGCAAAGCTCATCTTTCATTTTTCCTACTTGGCTTGAAGAAACAGCTATAAAAGATTTAGAGAAAACAAAACATAAAGAACTTTGGGTTCCTATTGCTTATCTGAATCAAGTAGCTAACAAGAGATATAAATTTGTTGACAAGACTAAAAGGCTTTTACTAGCACGATTCAAAGAAGGCTATACACTTGAAGATTTTAAACAGGTGATAGATATTAAAACGGCAGAATGGAAGGATAGTCCTGAATTTTCTAAATATCTGAGACCTGAAACACTTTTCGGTTCTAAGTTTGACGGTTATTTGAATCAAAAGCCTAAAACAATAAGAGGGAAGTCTGAAGATAACTTCCCAGACCTACCATTTTAGGAGTTGCAAAGATGAAGGAACAATTTAAAGAATTTAATAACAGAAAAATATCAGATAAAGTTTGTGATATTCATCAGGTAAATTACTGGGAAATTTCTATACCTGTAGTAGGGGGTTCAGAAAGAAAAATACAACCATTTTGCCCGGAGTGTGTGAAGGGGGATATTAAACAAAAAGAGAAAGACCTATTACAGCGGTTTGATGATAGACAAACATATTTTAAAACTTATGATGTATTAATGCGTGATAGTACAATTCCTAAAGAGTTAAAGGGAGCGACATTTGATAATTTCTTTGTTAAGACTATAGAGGAAGGTCAGATGTTAGAGTTTGTAAAGGGGCAAGCCCAGAAATACTTTAATCAGCGGTAGCACAGGAATAGGAAAAAGTCATTTATCGCTTGCCCTGGCCAAAGAAATCAATGAGAGTTTCAGAGAGAAGAACGATCCTAAGAGTGTCTTATTTGTCAGCTTAACCGAGATTATCAAGCAGATAAAAGAAGGTTGGGCTTATGGAAGAAATGCCAACTTAACAGAATATGAGGCGGTTAAAAAGCTTGTTGATGTTGATTTTCTAATCATCGATGACCTGGGCGCAAAAAATGGGACAGTAACACCTAAGAGCGATTGGGAACAGGATTTCTTGTTTGATATTATCAACAATCGAGAAACTACGATTTTCAACACGAACCTAGATAGTAGTGAACTACGGACGGTGTACAATGCTAGAAATTCAAGTAGAATTTTGAAAGGTTTAGAAGGGAACACTTTTAAGGCTTTCACAATCAAAGATAAGCGATACACGATTAACACAGTGAGAGGAGAGAAAGGTTAATAGATATGGATGAAATGAAATTTTCAACAGAAAAAGGCTTTATTGTCTACGAAAAATGTGGTATAATAGAGATAGAAAAAGTTCCAAGATTTGGAGAGATAACTTTAGTCTACTCAGATGGGAAATTTACTCATCTAGTCAAAAAAGAAACTAAAAAATAAGTCTATTGAGAACAACTCAGGGGCATACCGTAAGCATATAATGCTAGTGGTATGTCCCTTTTTGTTTGAATAGAAAGGGGGTGAGTATTATGGCAAGAGATACTTCTTTAGGGTATATAGTAGCCAATAAGTTTTCTATGGATCCAGATAAAAGACAGAAAATATTTTCTCAGTGTAAAAAAGAAGATAATAGCTTAGAACAACGGAAACAAGAAATACTAGAAAAATATGCTGACAAAAATAAAGAATCAACAGCTAGAAAAAATGATTTTAAAAGCTCGTAGAGTTCTAAAAGAAAAGCTAAGAGCTAAGAACTTTAGAAAAAATTATAAACAACGAGGAGCAATAAAGAGATAAAGGAGAAAAAATGACAATTAACTTGGCTAAACAAAAAGAAAATCTAGAAGCTTATATCCGGAGTACAGGTTATAACACTAGAGGGATGAAAGTAGAAAATAATCATGTACTCATTGAAAAAACAATCCTTGATAGTTACGAAGACGAACATCAACGTAAAGAACTGGTTGATTTAGTAAATATTATTGAGACTCGTACCCGTGGTGGGGAGTATGAAGTAACTGACTTTGAATCTGATTCATTACAAGA contains the following coding sequences:
- a CDS encoding conserved phage C-terminal domain-containing protein, which gives rise to MAKTKVYFWLKIDKKFFDNLFIKRLKSMPGGYTMTVIYIRMMLESLESDCILYYEGYFETLKEELALKLDVSEDDISMTIAYFTQCGLIQIDEDKNAELTQAKALVQQETNHAAYMRSYRKEQQEKEKNLTMLSNNFTTLSTCKTEIEIDKELEQDLKLDINKEYIAEETSPNEQSSSFIFPTWLEETAIKDLEKTKHKELWVPIAYLNQVANKRYKFVDKTKRLLLARFKEGYTLEDFKQVIDIKTAEWKDSPEFSKYLRPETLFGSKFDGYLNQKPKTIRGKSEDNFPDLPF